TTTTTCTACAGTTGCTATGcgaatttatgatttttttttgtttctttttcttcaagcCGTCGGGCACCACGCACACAACGTCTCTGTGCTTTctcttattttcttcttctccaaaATCGGAGAATGTATGGACGATATTTTTATAGCCATTCCCCCCCTGTTGCCTCGAAACTTTGAAgcccatttttctcaaatttatcgatttgtttttcagaagaacGACGAACCAGTGTCGATTGATAAGAAGTCGGAAGAAATTGAGGTTCCAAAGCAAGCTGGAGTAGTCAACGAGGAACCAAAAAAGCAATCAGAGGAGACCGTTGTTGAAGAACAATTTGTCAAGAAGGAAGAACCGAAACTGAaggtaaatttcaaaaaaaaatttcacgcttctttaaaaaatgttagtttGAGAAAAGTGTTCAGCAGAACACAGAAGTTTGgttgaaattattaattatttgtatagGTCATTCAGCTGTTTGTTGTCTCAGAAATTACCGCCTCATTCTTCCTTTGCAAATAATTGTGTAGGATTTCATAATCTTTcataagaaaaataacaaaaaataagcgTTCAGtatgaataaatttaaaaaaaacattgatcaTCATAACCAAAATACTAtgactgaaataaattttcagtccgCTCCAACTCCACTCCTCACAATGCCATCGAAAAAGAAGGTACTGGAAAACGAGCAGGTAACATTAGAGATTCCCCAGGGCTGATATaatttaaatccaaaaataaaataaaaaattgatttttttcagataccaGAAGAGCCGACACCCACCAAAATGAACGACGCCACTTCACCACTTAGCCTTGATATTGCCGCGCAAATGTCCCCAGCTTCATTCTCATGGAGCGAAGAGATGGAAAAGTAGATCTTTTTGATAGAATTTCCgttaaattgaatatatttcagaagttttaaCGAAGAAGAGTTCAGATTGAATGAATCGAGTGACATTGATAGATCACCAGCTTCACCACTCAGACATCTTCAACAGCAGCACAATAAGAACAGAAGTAGTCAGAAGAGAAAAGGTGGACGAGTTAATGGAAGAGATGGAGTTCATCAGCCACAGCAGCAACATCAACAGCAAAAGAAGGAAGAGCAAGGACAAATTAAGAAGGGTCAGCGACGATTGACAAAAGAGAAAAGTGTTGAAGAGACACCAGAGAAGTCACAGAAAAGAGTTGgtaagattttttattaatttattaatttcgaATGTGAAATTGAACACAAATAAAAtgatataaaatatttttgaatacgtttttttagaatcttaaattcgaaaagaaacttttgtttttttttctattttttatctGAGGagtgggaaaaaataattttggacaaaaaaaaacaaaactgaaatttgcgaaaaaccaaaaaaaaatgtgatgcttaaaaattataattaaaaaaccgtgaaaacgtgaaaaaaaaaattttgtttttttttggtctaaaaaaccaaaaagaaattaattttcttcaaatgccagaaaaccgaaaaactaaaaaggtCCCACCCCTGATAAATatgattaaaatatttcaaacattaaTTAGAACcatgtaaaattatttttaaaaaataccgcggattttttgaaaattcaattgaaaaaaaacatggattTTATTATCTTTTCAGTGTTGAAACATCATGAGAACGAAGCTGGAGACGCTGCCCACGCTCAGATTATCGAATCTCCACATCACGAGAATGCGAGCTACGAGAAGAGCGATTCGCCAGGATTGGATAGCCAGAATAGCGAGGTACGTTATTCtttctatttatttaaaaaattttatatcatcTCAcgaaccaaaaattattttaaaatgagcTATGTAATATCACTTTCCCCTTCTTGGTCTTCTTCTCGACAGATCGTAAAACAATAAAACGTTTTCCGTTTTTGCGCTCCTCTCGTTTTCATGACGACGACGATGACAGCCATGTTGGTAATAAAAcggttttcgaaaaacctACATGAGATGACCTTGCCCACAACACCGAAGAtgtgaaaaagatgaaaaaccAGGAAGAATACGGTGTGCCGATCAAAATGATATATCTCGAGAAGGACATGATGATTGGGACAAGTTGTCGAATGATGATCAAACAGCCCATCGATGGGAGGATACAATAGTGCTTCTAGAGCGTATTTCGGTACACGTACTTTATTAAGGATGTAGAGGACAGAGTGTGTTCAGATAATGATTTAGCacaattttacaaaagttAGTATCTataattgaacttttaaaatgtcaGTTTCTCAGATTTCTAACCAATTTTCTCATACCCGGAACTATTTATAATATGTTGACCTTTCTAGTTAATCCCCGATTTCATTGTCCATTTATGTTGCAAATTTGATATGCCTTTTCTCCGCTATCTATCcctcaatatttcaattctaGGTGTATGTCTGCTAAGcggcattttttttcgaaaatgagagTGATGAATCGTTTTCGGTGTCGGCATCGTTTTACTATACCTTCTACACTCACTACTCATCGTTCCCTTTTACTGCAGCGCTGGCCATGCCCTTTTGACAGTCATCGTGCCCCCGCCATAACGTGCTTCGTCACCTTCTTCATGTTAGCTGGTTGTAGACAATGGCAAAAAGTGCAAAGCGTCCGTATTGTAAAGACTATTATTGAACGGATGGGTTTTTGGGAGAAATTGGATGCGAAAGTGCACATGACCCCTACATACCTTACAACTCCTATCATATGATGGAATGGAAACATCTGGTTGCACGGAGATCAAGACATTCATCTCAATCGGAAAATCTTTATGACATACACTCTCACTCTCTCCAAGTCTAGACTTTTCTGCAAAATGGGTCTAATTTTCCGTTGCGTTTATTTTGAAGACGATATGCAAATTAGAACCCTTTTTATGAGACACTGGACCTCCCGTGAAGAATAGGGGCAAAAAAGAAGATCGAGAAGACGCATTCGGTAATGTATGTGTCTGACAATACGGGCATATTTATCATGGCAACATGTTTTGGAATGTGACACCGTTGGTGTGCTTTCTTCAATGTTGCCTTCGTCTTCCCTCCCTCTTCCGACGAACAATTCTAATGGCTCTTTGTTCCGTGTTGCCTGTGGAGTAGAGACacgaaacttttcgaaaatcgggAAACATGTTTATTGTGTTTTGGTGGAAGTTGTAGGGGACCTCTAGTGTCGAAAATACATACAAACAGAAATTCCAGAGACTCGTTGTGATTAAaccaatttataaatttcgaAGAGAAGACAGAGTCATATGGCGCCTTCCGTCTGCTACTGGGCAAACGGCTGGAGAGGACGCATATCGACGCACGAATCGGTAGACGCATGAATCgaagattgaaaaattggaaatagagagaaagagaaagaatcTGGCACCTCCTCCGATCACTTTTCTCTTGATGTCTGCACACCTCGCTCAGCTGTTTTTGTTAGGAGTCTCTCACGTGGCCACAACATGGACAGCCGACAGGTTGATGTGTTTCCTTGATCTTTGCCATTTTTCCTGCTCACCAGGATCTGATTTCTGCCAATAATGTTATTTTGGAAATCTCCTTATGCTCCATTGTTATATTCACTTAGATTTTATTACTCTGAGACATTGATCTGTAGCTAATTCCCCTATCAAGTGTTGTCTGAATCTAGGATGTTCTCGTGGTTCCGTTCAAGGTCTTTAACGGATTCAAGCTAGACAATTTGTGACCTTTGCCGTCTTATCAGAATTGTCTTATTCTGCTGTGATGTGCAACACCAATCTGAACGATAAACAAATTCATTGATATCGGCAAAAATAACCAAAGTGGCCCGCTGATATTTTTCACAGCGGGGCGGCTGGCTACTGTGTGCCATGTTTGCCTGTCTACTCGTTTGTTTATCTTGATTACAGTGCGTCTTCTCTGGCACCATGAGCTCTCGAATGTTGCGAATTTCTCGAAGTGTCTAAAGGACATCTAATGAACCAGGAAGGGAAATCATATGATTCTGACTTTCGATCCATTCctctcattcatttttcttttttgttattattgTTCCATGTGACAGTACAAGATAACACCGTATTTTTCACCCCTTTTTTCTCGCCCTTCTTCTCCACTTCCCGACAGTCAGCATATGGACAGATGGAAATCTCCACTACCTGTAGTGAGAGAATAGTGatagagtgagagagagagagaaaagttgcccttttcaatttccctttttttgaatctaaaGTTTATGAGATGGACATTGCCAATGAAGGTGCGGAGAGCCATTGGGGtcattttattgcaaaaaggTGTGGTGAGAGCTGGAgagttttagattttattgGATGGGGATTCCCGCTTACCACATTTTATACTTTTGCGAGTGACCAGATTGACGCTCAATTTTTGCCTTACAAGTATCAAAAgatcaaaactttaattatttAGGTCagcttttgaaacaaaaagagcAGAAGAAGAACATGAACAGTTTCCCAGcacttgaaaaaatgatatttttatgTTTGTTCTCACTCCGTTTCGCAAGCTTCTGCATCACATTGGCCAGACAGGCAGTGACCTTGTTTCTACTGGCAAATGATACAATgcaatggaaaattttgatctcTTGATCTCTGTCGCAATTCTCCCCACAGTTTTTTGAGCTCCTTGAAAtagaaattattataattgtCATTAAACAATATCAGCCTCGTGCTCATACTCTCCCGTTTGTCGTCGTTAATTGTCTACCTTCCCTCTAACTgataaccaaaaaatgttgccatttttgagagaaatagTATTCTTACCTAATGAGACGACAGACAACAATCAGACAATTCTTCGTgttttgttctctttttctctctcttgCTCTAGACACTATCGTTTGTTCGTCGTCCTCGTCCCCTACTCCAACTGATTTTTGATATGAAAGTGTGCATATCAGACCAATTGATAACGCTTGTCCCCACCAAAAATGTTGCGACTTTTGAGGACAAAAGTCCAGGGGTTTCATTTAGAAAGTGAGCAAAATTCAACGAAACATGAGAAGTGCgacagaaatttgaagaaaaaaaatgtccttttcagaaaaatttacttaatttttaaacgtctccgctgaaaatatcaataaaatttatggcggaataaaaaataacgCCAAAATTTCACCccagaatcaatttttttccacgaTGATACGGTAGaaaatgggcgtggcttaAAGTCCGCAGTACACCGTGCACACTCTGGCTTCTACCGTAGTCTTGCGtcctctgaaaattatttgaatttttcttccgATTTCTCCTGTTTAGTGCGCATTTTCCGGACGTTCGCATAAGAGAACAcctaaatttttctgtttttttttcttgcgtCACCTATTGcgtccaaaattttctccaagttttcgttgattttcgaaaacttttctctcatttctctAACGCCTATTTGCACTTTATCTTcacattttgttgcaaattttttttggtgaacaAAATTGCGAGACATAGAGAAAATGCAGAACAAAACGGTTTTCTATcccttttgattttttctcgtcGTCGCCTCCGACCTGGGGGCAAACGTAGACACACGCACTTTTTTcgtttaccaaaaaaattttgtcagcTGTCTTTGACCGCACACACGCACTCGACAATcgtcgtttttctttttttcttttgagttttcatttATCGGTGCACCCAGCTACACCTTCTCATTCTTCTTATTCTCTGATTCCGTCGTCTCTTATACGTGCGCACCAACCATTTCCTATCTGCGACCGCGATCAGACTCCGCCCATTGAGTCGTAGAAAAATCGTATGTGTGCCTGCGCATCGTAATAACTTTTGCAGCGAATATATTGGTGTGGGTCTTCAGCTGCTAGACCTTCATTTTCATATCCTAACCACCTCATAATCATTCTACTTCTCTACTGTTATTTGTTATTGTTGTTGCTATTGTTATCACTCCGGTGAATCTTCCTTATTGTTACCTTGCCGATTCGAACAATTGACTTTAATTCTATTGGGACTATTATTCAGGGCAAGCCCTCCAAAATTCCTCGTGGCCTACTCAATATAGTCTCACAGTCTTGTGAGCGCCACGTGATTCGATTTTAAATCTACAACAAGTTACTCGGTGCACCCTCCCCCGCTCACCCActaattcttcaaaaactacCGAATGCTGACATCGGCACCCGTATTCGTGCATCCGGCTCAGCTACCAACTCATCTTCCACCTCCACCAATCTTCTTAACCCCAAGTGGAACTCTTCTTTTCCCTCCCGGATTCATTCCGCCACCGTTTCCGGCTGTCAGTGACGAAGAGGAACTTCAAGAGCTGTGCAGTTTTGAGAACTGTTCTTCTCCAGATCTCAGTGATTCCATCTACTTTTCGAGCTCATCAAGTGAAGCATCGGTTGCATCTCCGTTGGAAACCATCTCCTTGGAAAACGTcacattgaacattttctcacTTACTGGAGACGAAGAGGAAGAGATGAAAGTATACGCAAAAGTACAGGAAGAAGTCAAGACACGAAGACTGCGAAAAAACTCGACGACATCATCAGGATATGGATACAGTGTTCCCATGACACCCAACACAGAAATATTATTTGATACGGTTTGTTGATCTGCTCAAAAGTGGTTATTAGTAAAATTAGTTTTGGTTCGTGAgatgtcaaaaattgaagcaaattacaaaaaaacaatccatttccaatatcaattttaatattttcaggcttCATCTCAAGATTCTGGAAGAGCAACTGGACCACTCGCATCCCCACATGAAGATGGACTCACAACTGAAGATGATTTCCTTCCAATGTATGAATTCGAGATTCCAAATAGTCTCGTTGGATTAATAATTGGAGTGAAGGGAAAGACCATCAAGGTAATTAATAATCAATTGTGAAGTACTTAACCTATTACTCAACTATGCTCATTTTCAGGAGCTCAGTGTACGTACAAATGTTCGTATGCTAATTCGCCAGCATCATGAGACAGACAAGGTCAAGACCCACCAAATATGTCAGGTAAGAATCAAAAGATCATATTATCTTATCTATAAGCaatcttttttgtgttttaggTCCGTGGAAAGAGAGACGAGATCAATCATTGCCTCCAAATGCTCCGTCGTCGTTTCCCACCAGCACGCTTCCCAGAACTCAATCTTCAGCCAGTCGTTCCACCAGTATTGCCAAACAGTAACTTCGACATGCTGTCCACTCAGCCAACATGGCTTACTCTTCCTGAGGACATCAAGTGTGAAGTTGCCGTGTCGTCCATCATCTCGGCATCTCACTTCTTCATTCAACAACCAACACATCCATCGTTCGCTTCTTTGCGCCATCTTGACATGTACATGGGATCCTTGTATGGAGAACAATCAAATCTTCCAGAACTGCCGATTCCATGCCAAAGTATGtggatttttatattttcaataagCATGTTTGTTACTTTTACGACCctgagttttcattttctaatcGCTGTCGCACCAGAGACGGTAATTAATTACCGtcgaaaaattgtcagaatttgAGAATATGTGCGCTTATCAAGAATTTCGATCATCAGTTGGCCAGCAGCCAGCCAGTCAGCCACCATGACGATTTTTTGATCTGGATACGAAGTTTTGACAGAATTAGAAAAGAAAAGTGGGAGAGAGAGTGAAGGATAGGGAAAAGATTGATGATCATTGGGTGTGGGAGTAGTAGAGTCAGTTGTTGCACTTTTGAAGATACTGGTAGACTGTGAAATGACCTTTTTGATTAGCTCACTTTCGATGTGTAACCcgttttcatccaaaaaaaaatggttagaTGATcttaacaaaacaattttcagatggactTCTATGTGCTGCTCCAGTCGGAAATGCTTGGTTCCGTGCGGTGACTGTTCAGTACTTTGATGAGACGGACGAAGTATTTGTGAAGTTTGTTGACTACGGAGGATACTCGAAAATGGCCCGACAAGACTTGAGACAAATTCGCACGGATTTGATGTCTCTTCCATTCCAATCGACAGAAGTTATGCTCGCACATGTTCGGCCAGTTGATGGAACAACGAACTGGAGTGATGCCGCTATGCAGAAGTTCAGAGCAATGTGCATTGGAAAAGTTATCAATTGTAAAATGGTTGGACAGTCGCATGATACTCGTATACCAATGGTTGAGCTTTACATGATGTCCAAAGATGGTAAAGACGCTCAGGTTAGTGCATATTTTCACCTGgagcattttttataatttatgtACAAACGTCATTGTGAAATTaattatgtttttaattttttcaggaagttcGCTTCGATCAAGTGCTCATGAACTGTGGTCTTGCAAGAACCGCCGATCCATCAAAGATGTCCCGTATCACAGTTCCAGCGGCTCTCGACACAGAATCTCGCATGAAACGACCATCATTCTCGTCGCAAACTTCCCAAACCGCGGTTGTTTGCTAAAGTCGACTATATTTGTCCATGCTTTGCCAAATTGGTTGAGTGTGTGTTGCGATCGATGTTAAGAGGGTTGGGGGTTAACAagtatttggaattttttttttagaaacgaTTCCTGTACCAATTCTCTTTAACGTCGATCTCATCACTCATTCTACCACCCCAACCATCTCTACGAAGTatccatttttccatttctcatCATCACAATTTGCTTTTCTACCGTTTCCGACTGTTTCTTTTTAACCTGTAACACAAAAAGCAGTGcgtttcatttttatttgtcTCCTTGCTAACCTATGTTTCTGAACCTAATCATTCATTGTTGTATGCATTTCACGTAGTTTTACATCCCATCTTAATCTAAATATTGCTTGGGTTCAGGCTGTATACTCGCGATAATgctctcttctttttttttaatttcccaaaGTCTGAGGTGGAGTACGGTAGTTTGTCTGTTTTCGAAGCCAATATTCCCATCCTCTTTCCTAtccttctttcctttttttggtaatgttattttattttccctCTATTCCTTCCGTGGTGCCAAAAATGGGCCAAAATCAAATATCAAACCATCACAATATAGTTGGCTGCTTTTTTCATGCCTTTAATCGTTATAGATATCTTTCTAGGGTAGTTCACAAAATGTGCCGTCGCTTTGCGCGTTTATTCTTGTTTTCTTCTGTCTCTCCGTGCTCGTTTTTCATCCTCGTCTCATTTTTTATATCTCAAAATACATTCACAGAATGATTCCTTGTATACATGCACAGAATGGCTGTTTTGTACCTACTGTTGTTTTCCCAATCTGAACCGTTTTCGCAATAGGCGAcccattattttttctatcaactcgtttttatttttgttagcTTCATCATCGTTTTTATCCACTATCTCCCATGCCTCCTCTCCCCACAACAAACACAGATCGTCTAGTAGCCTTTCTTCTCTCATTTAGgtaatttctttttattcttttttggttttgagcCCCATTTCCCTTTGAGCCCCGTCAGACCATTTTACCAGGTTCTTCTACCTTTCATATCCCCTCATCTCCACCTATCACCCCCATCTCTATcccattttttatttctttttttctgtaattccCCCTTCACTCGTTGttgtttttaagaaaacacaCCCACGCCCTCtcattcaattattttattcttgTAATTCTTAAAATTACTTTACATTAtgcggaaaatcaataaaaagtagaaattcTTATTTCATATTTGCGTATTCTTTTCTCAATATATTATTCAGTTGGTTTTAACCATTTTCTCATGTACTGGTGATCAATCGTGTTGACGTCCACAATCGGGGACGTGGATCTGGTGACCATTTTTGGAGCCATCGgaggcggtggtggtggtggtggagcagAAGCTGAGACTGTTGACGAGGCTGAAGGCTGTGCGATCTTTGATAGGAAGGACGGGTTGGATGCGGCCGCGTTCTGAAATTAACATGAtataaattatagaaaaatctgaataattgtgcattttctactaaggaattcaatttttctagactGAATCTGAAGATGGATCTCCAAAATTTCCGAACTAAATCAGATTGATCTGAGTatagttttgtgaattttcaagaaacatgattttttagtatttctgaaaacttcaaaagccTATTTACCTGAAAATGATTCATGGCTGGAAAGATGCAAGTGGCTGTTGTCGAGTGTACAATCGGATCGCATTTCTCATAACCAAGAGATTCATAAAATCGACATTGATCATCAGTTGAGAGATATGCTTCATTGAAACCTTTTTCCGTCATCCATTTTTCTGTGGATTTCATTAAGAATTTCCCGAGTCCAAGGCCACGTTGATCCTTCTTGATCATCACTGACTCAATCCATAAGGCATGgtcactgaaaattaacaaattttgggAGAATGGTTTGAGAATTATGATAGCTTCCTTTATTTTCaggctaaaattttttaactttttaaatattttttcctgaaattttagtgagttatcaaattttctaattgttGAAATATAAtccgaaagtttcaaatttttattgttttattccaATTACTCACCGATTTGGAAGATGTGTGATTCTTGAGTGGCCTAGTATCTCGTCATTCTCCTTATTGAGCAACAAAAACGACATTGGAGGGGACTGACGGCAtgattttttctgtgaatGCTCACGAGATCCATCGCTTCTGGGCCATTCCTGGAattagaaaagttcaaaattatgaatataGCTATTTATTTTaccaaagaaaaaatacatttagaAAACCACTCTAGAATACAACTCAccgaattcaaaaatgtcataCTCTCCTTCAAAAGATCCTGCCTATCATAAAGcgtaacaaaaaataagtcCGGCATCCTAATACCCGATAATTGGTTATGTTTCTGAGCTCAGATGCCCTCATCACACtcgatggcctagaaatctcaACTCTAGATTTCCCGTCCACGCGTTCTCACTCTTGTTTGCCTCGGCTGGCAAAGTGCCAACTcgctttaaaaagtttaatttttgaaatctcataTTTCCTTTTAATGttctttttttagtttctgatTGAATTATTATAATTACAGAGAAATGAACGATTTCGAAACATTAACCCAGTTATGTCTCGATATTGTTCACATGAAAATCACACCGATGAAGGCTTATGAAAGGATACTCACAGAGAAGGTTTCGTTCATTTAAAATCTTGAACAAATTAGAAatcattaatttcagaaagatcGAGATGCCATCAGTTCGGAGCTGATCGACGTGTTAGTGCTCACCGAGCCGGAGAGCGAGTTCGCTGACAACGCGAGCACTTCCAAAGAGAATTTTGAATCCTTTGTGAATCTACTCACTAACACGGTaataaaactttcaacttttaaagCTCAAGGTTCAAAAAAGGCTTATTTATATGGAAGATAGTATTATTGgcggaaaataaaattaaccTGTAGTT
The nucleotide sequence above comes from Caenorhabditis elegans chromosome III. Encoded proteins:
- the C56G2.15 gene encoding N-acetyltransferase domain-containing protein (Confirmed by transcript evidence); this encodes MPDLFFVTLYDRQDLLKESMTFLNSEWPRSDGSREHSQKKSCRQSPPMSFLLLNKENDEILGHSRITHLPNRDHALWIESVMIKKDQRGLGLGKFLMKSTEKWMTEKGFNEAYLSTDDQCRFYESLGYEKCDPIVHSTTATCIFPAMNHFQNAAASNPSFLSKIAQPSASSTVSASAPPPPPPPPMAPKMVTRSTSPIVDVNTIDHQYMRKWLKPTE